The DNA segment CGGCCGGCGGACTCGCCGTCGAGCTGCTGCGGACCGACGAAGTGAGGTGGTTCGCCACGGACCGCCGGCAAGCAGCCATCCGCGAGTCGTTCGCCGCCGCGCTCGACACGCTCTCGAGCCGTCTTGGCTCATCGATCGCCGGTTGGCAATGGGGACGCTTGCACCGCATGCAGGTGCGGCATGTGCTCTCGGGCCGCGGCGATCTGGCCATGCTTCTCGACCAGCCGTCATTGCCGGTATGCGGCGACATGCTGACGGTCTGCAACACCGGCAGCGATGCTGACTGGCAAGCCACGCTCGGCGCGGGCTATCGGATGCTGGTCGACATGTCGGTTTCGCCCGCGGAAATCCGGGCCATCGACGCCGGCAGCGAGAGCGGCCATCCGGCCAGTCCGCACTACGCCGATCAGTTGCCCGCTTGGCAGGCCGGCCGTTATCACCGCCTGTCGCTCGACCGCGGCATGGCAATCGCGACGGCGCAGCATCGTCTGGTACTCTAGCATCATGGATTCACAGCAACTGCACCTGTTCGTGCTGGCCGTGGTGCAAGGCATCACCGAGTTCTTGCCGGTCAGCTCCGATGGTCACATCCTGATCGTCAACGCCCTTTGGGAGCGCGCCAGCGGCCGAACGCTCGACGATCCGCTAGGCGTCGAGATCATACTGCACGCCGGCACGCTGCTGGCCATCCTGGTCATGTATTGGCGGCGGCTCCTCCGCTTGCTCAGCGACGATCGACATATGATCGGCCGCATCGTGGTGGGCACGCTGCCCGCCGTGGCGGTCGGCTTGCCGCTGCACGAGATCGAGGCCCTGCGCTCGTGGCTCGAAAGTCCCCTGCTGGCCGGCTGCTTGCTTCCGGTGACAGGCCTCATCTTGCTTCTCGGTGGACGCCGCGAAGGGACCATCGATTATTCCCAGATCAGCTATCGTCAGGCGTTCTTGATCGGGCTGGCACAGGCCACGGCCCCCTTGCCGGGCATCTCGCGCAGCGGCGTCACGATCATCACCGCGCTGGCCCTGGGCCTGCGTCGCGAAGCGGCCGCGACCTTCTCGTTCGTGCTGGCGGTGCCGGCCGTGAGCGGCGCCGTGGTGCTGGGCGCGAAAGACTTGGTGTTCGGCAGCCGCAACTCAGTCGATCTGGGGCCGCTGCTGTTGGCGGCCGCGTTGTCGTTTGTCGTCGGCCTGGCGGCGCTGGCCTTGCTCTTGCGCTGGCTGCGGCAAGGACGCTTGCGGCCCATGGGCTGGTGGTGCATCGCGGTCGGCGCGGCGTTTACGGCCTGGCAGCTTCTTGGGCGGCCGGGGCCCTAATCACTTCCGCCGATCAAGATGGCCCGATTTGTTGATGGCCCGCCAAAGGCGCAAGCCGAGCAAAATGCTGAGCGTCGAGCCCACGGTGCCCAGCAACGACGGTTGGCCCAGAAACCCAGGCCAGGGAATCAGCGGAGGCACTTTCATGCTCAGCAACATTGCCGACCCCAAGAACAGCGCGCTGGCCAACAAGCCCAACACCAGCCGGTTCACCGACGGCTCCAGGCCGCGGTGGTCGAGGTGGACGTCGAACTTGCCGGTTTGCACCTGTTGCAAAATATCGACCACACCGCGCGGGAACACCTCGGCCAGATATTCCAGCTCCGAGTACAGCCGCCGCAGCTTGCGCGCGTGCCGCAGGGGCGACAGCCGCCGCCACACAAGCTGCTTCTTATACGGCTGCATCACCTCCATCAGGCTGAAGGTCGGCGACAAGAGCCGGCTGGTGCCTTCCAGCATCACGAAGACTTTGACCAGCATGGCCACGCGCTCCGGCAGCATGATCTGATAGCGGCGGATAATCTCCATCATCTCGTTGAGCGCGCCGCCCAGATCGAACTCGTCGAGCCGCTGATGGGCGTAATGGGCCACGAAATCGGCCAGGTCGACGCTCAACGCCGCCTGGTCCAGTTGCGGCGGCGTCATGCCGATGCGCGTGATCAGCGAGGTCAGGTGCAGGGCGTCGTGCTCCACCAGGGCCGACAGCATCTCTTCGATGCTCTCGCGCAGCGACTCGTCGATGCGGCCGACCATGCCGAAATCCAACAGCCCGATCACGTTGCCCGGCATCACCACCACGTTGCCCGGATGCGGGTCGGCATGATAGCAGCCGTGGACGAAGATCATCTTCAGGTACAGTTCGGCCCCGCGGCGGGCAACCTCTTTCAAATCGTAGCCGGCCGACACCAGCCGCTCGCGCTCGATCAGCCGGATGCCGACGAGGTGCTCCATCGTCAGCACGCGGGCGGTACACAATTCAGGAAACGAACGGGGAATGCAGACCGTTGGATCGTCGGCAAAGTCGAAGGCGAACTGCCGCATGTTCCGCTCTTCGCGGCTGAAGTCGAGTTCGCGGCGCAGGGCGCGCTGAAACTCGGCCACCACCGCGCGCGGCCGGTAAGGAACAAACTCCGGCACCATCTCGGCCATCTGCGACAGCCCGATGAGAATGTCGAGATCGACGCGGATTTTTTCGGCGATGCCGGCGTGCTGCACCTTGACCACCACCTCCTGTCCGTTTCGCAGCCGGGCAAGGTGGACCTGCCCGATCGAGGCCGAGGCGATCGGCTCGTCGCTCAACTCGGCGAACACCGCTTCGATGTTGCGGCCCAGCTCGCTTTCGATGGTGGCCCGCACCGCGTCGGGCGGATCGGCCCGCACCGACGTTTGCAGGTGCTGCAACTCGGTGGCCAGATCGACGCCCACGAGGTCGGCGCGGGTGCTGAGAATCTGCCCCAGCTTGATGAAGGTCGGCCCCAGTTCCGCCAGGGCCAGGCGAATCCGCACTTCGGGACGGTGCCGCGCCAGCAGCTCGCCGTCGGCATCTTTGAAGAACCGCTTGGCGAA comes from the Pirellulales bacterium genome and includes:
- a CDS encoding AarF/ABC1/UbiB kinase family protein, with amino-acid sequence MRISAIPQLYRNVNRWGEILSVLSKYGLANWVSRLDWDFAKRFFKDADGELLARHRPEVRIRLALAELGPTFIKLGQILSTRADLVGVDLATELQHLQTSVRADPPDAVRATIESELGRNIEAVFAELSDEPIASASIGQVHLARLRNGQEVVVKVQHAGIAEKIRVDLDILIGLSQMAEMVPEFVPYRPRAVVAEFQRALRRELDFSREERNMRQFAFDFADDPTVCIPRSFPELCTARVLTMEHLVGIRLIERERLVSAGYDLKEVARRGAELYLKMIFVHGCYHADPHPGNVVVMPGNVIGLLDFGMVGRIDESLRESIEEMLSALVEHDALHLTSLITRIGMTPPQLDQAALSVDLADFVAHYAHQRLDEFDLGGALNEMMEIIRRYQIMLPERVAMLVKVFVMLEGTSRLLSPTFSLMEVMQPYKKQLVWRRLSPLRHARKLRRLYSELEYLAEVFPRGVVDILQQVQTGKFDVHLDHRGLEPSVNRLVLGLLASALFLGSAMLLSMKVPPLIPWPGFLGQPSLLGTVGSTLSILLGLRLWRAINKSGHLDRRK
- a CDS encoding undecaprenyl-diphosphate phosphatase, whose protein sequence is MDSQQLHLFVLAVVQGITEFLPVSSDGHILIVNALWERASGRTLDDPLGVEIILHAGTLLAILVMYWRRLLRLLSDDRHMIGRIVVGTLPAVAVGLPLHEIEALRSWLESPLLAGCLLPVTGLILLLGGRREGTIDYSQISYRQAFLIGLAQATAPLPGISRSGVTIITALALGLRREAAATFSFVLAVPAVSGAVVLGAKDLVFGSRNSVDLGPLLLAAALSFVVGLAALALLLRWLRQGRLRPMGWWCIAVGAAFTAWQLLGRPGP